A DNA window from Pogona vitticeps strain Pit_001003342236 chromosome 2, PviZW2.1, whole genome shotgun sequence contains the following coding sequences:
- the LOC144587305 gene encoding uncharacterized protein LOC144587305, which produces MHSECTSRDKPLRGKKCLHCGKRFSNSSNLRTHQRTHTGEKPYECMECGKCFSQGSHLSSHLRTHSGEKPYTCMECGKSFKRSCHLSSHLRIHTGEKPYTCMECGKSYSQRVQLSLHHRTHSGDKPYKCMECGMSFADGSSLRTHQRTHTGEKPYKCMECGKCFSHSSTLSSHKRTHTGEKPYKCMECGKSFSRSSYLNSHQRMHTGEKAYTCMECGKSFSQSRYLSSHLRIHTGEKPYTCMECGKSFSQRVHLSSHQRTHTGEKSYKSMQCGMSFSSQFHRSSHQRTHTGEKPYKCMECGKCFSHSSALSSHQRTHNGEKPYKCMECGKSFSQSSALSRHQRTHTGEKPYKCMECGKSFTCSSSLSLHLRIHTGEKPYTCMECGKSFSQRVHLSSHQIIHTGEKPYKCMQCKKCLHCGKRFSNSSNLRTHQRTHTGEKPYECMECGKCFSQGSHLSSHLRTHSGEKPYTCMECGKSFKRSCHLSSHLRIHTGEKPYTCMECGKSYSQRVQLSLHHRTHSGDKPYKCMECGMSFADGSSLRTHQRTHTGEKPYKCMECGKCFSHSSTLSSHKRTHTGEKPYKCMECGKSFSRSSYLNSHQRMHTGEKAYTCMECGKSFSQSRYLSSHLRIHTGEKPYTCMECGKSFSQRVHLSSHQRTHTGEKSYKSMQCGMSFSSQFHRSSHQRTHTGEKPYKCMECGKCFSHSSALSSHQRTHNGEKPYKCMECGKSFSQSSALSRHQRTHTGEKPYKCMECGKSFTCSSSLSLHLRIHTGEKPYTCMECGKSFSQRVHLSSHQIIHTGEKPYKCMQCGMSFADGSSLRNHQRTHTGEKPHKCMECGKCFSHSSNLRLHLRIHTGEKPYTCMECGKSFSQRVHLSSHQRIHTGEKPYKCMQCGMSFADGSSLRAHQRTHTGEKPHKCMECGKCFSHSSNLSSHLRIHTGEKPYTCMECGKSFSQRVHLSSHQRTHTGEKLVYIKALTL; this is translated from the exons ATGCACAGTGAATGTACTTCACGTGACAAACCCCTGAGAGGCAAGAAATGCCTACATTGTGGGAAACGCTTCAGTAACAGCAGTAACCTCAGAAcccatcaaagaacgcacacaggggagaaaccatatgaatgcatggaatgtggaaagtgcttcagtcagggcagtcaccttagttcacatctaagaactcacagtggggagaaaccatatacatgcatggaatgtggaaagagcttcaagcGCAGCTGTCATCTTAGTTcacatctaagaattcacacaggggagaaaccatatacatgcatggaatgtggaaagagctataGTCAGAGAGTTCAACTGAGTTTACATCACAGAACTCACAGTGGGgataaaccatataaatgcatggaatgtggaatgagctttgCTGATGGCAGTAGTCTTCGTAcccatcaaagaacgcacacaggggagaaaccatataaatgcatggaatgtggaaagtgcttcagtcacagcagtaccTTGAGTTCCCATAAAAGAACTCAtactggtgagaaaccatataaatgcatggaatgtgggaagagcttcagtcgtagCAGTTACCTGAATTCCCATCAAAGaatgcacacaggggagaaagcatatacatgcatggaatgtggaaagagcttcagtcagagcagataccttagttcacatctaagaattcacacaggggagaaaccatatacatgcatggaatgtggaaagagcttcagtcagagagttcacctgagttcacatcaaagaactcacactggggagaaatcatacaaatcCATGCaatgtggaatgagcttcagTTCCCAATTTCACCGGAGTTCTcatcaaagaacgcacacaggggagaaaccatataaatgcatggaatgtggaaagtgcttcagtcacagcagtgccctgagttcccatcaaagaactcataatggggagaaaccatataaatgcatggaatgtgggaagagcttcagtcagagcagtgccctgagtagacatcaaagaactcacacaggggagaaaccatataaatgcatggaatgtggaaagagcttcacttgTAGCAGTAGTTTGAGTTTACATCttagaattcacacaggggagaaaccatatacatgcatggaatgtggaaagagctttagtcagagagttcacctgagttcacatcaaataattcacactggggagaaaccatataaatgcatgcaat GCAAGAAATGCCTACATTGTGGGAAACGCTTCAGTAACAGCAGTAACCTCAGAAcccatcaaagaacgcacacaggggagaaaccatatgaatgcatggaatgtggaaagtgcttcagtcagggcagtcaccttagttcacatctaagaactcacagtggggagaaaccatatacatgcatggaatgtggaaagagcttcaagcGCAGCTGTCATCTTAGTTcacatctaagaattcacacaggggagaaaccatatacatgcatggaatgtggaaagagctataGTCAGAGAGTTCAACTGAGTTTACATCACAGAACTCACAGTGGGgataaaccatataaatgcatggaatgtggaatgagctttgCTGATGGCAGTAGTCTTCGTAcccatcaaagaacgcacacaggggagaaaccatataaatgcatggaatgtggaaagtgcttcagtcacagcagtaccTTGAGTTCCCATAAAAGAACTCAtactggtgagaaaccatataaatgcatggaatgtgggaagagcttcagtcgtagCAGTTACCTGAATTCCCATCAAAGaatgcacacaggggagaaagcatatacatgcatggaatgtggaaagagcttcagtcagagcagataccttagttcacatctaagaattcacacaggggagaaaccatatacatgcatggaatgtggaaagagcttcagtcagagagttcacctgagttcacatcaaagaactcacactggggagaaatcatacaaatcCATGCaatgtggaatgagcttcagTTCCCAATTTCACCGGAGTTCTcatcaaagaacgcacacaggggagaaaccatataaatgcatggaatgtggaaagtgcttcagtcacagcagtgccctgagttcccatcaaagaactcataatggggagaaaccatataaatgcatggaatgtgggaagagcttcagtcagagcagtgccctgagtagacatcaaagaactcacacaggggagaaaccatataaatgcatggaatgtggaaagagcttcacttgTAGCAGTAGTTTGAGTTTACATCttagaattcacacaggggagaaaccatatacatgcatggaatgtggaaagagctttagtcagagagttcacctgagttcacatcaaataattcacactggggagaaaccatataaatgcatgcaatgtggaatGAGCTTTGCTGATGGCAGTAGCCTTCGTAAccatcaaagaacgcacacaggagagaaaccacataaatgcatggaatgtggtaagtgtttcagtcacagcagtaaccTTCGTTTACATCttagaattcacacaggggagaaaccatatacatgcatggaatgtggaaagagctttagccaGAGAGTTCACCTGAGTtctcatcaaagaattcacactggggagaaaccatataaatgcatgcaatgtggaatGAGCTTTGCTGATGGCAGTAGCCTTCGTGcccatcaaagaacgcacacaggggagaaaccacataaatgcatggaatgtggaaagtgcttcagtcacagcagtaaccttagttcacatctaagaattcacacaggggagaaaccatatacatgcatggaatgtggaaagagctttagtcagagagttcacctgagttcacatcaaagaactcacactggggagaaactagtTTACATCAAAGCACTGACACTGTAA